In the genome of Myroides phaeus, one region contains:
- a CDS encoding VOC family protein, which produces MKLGAFSVSLTVKDIHVSKAFYEKLGFYQRGGDITQNWVVMKNGDTIVGLFQGMFDANMLTFNPGWNQEAQNIDDFVDVRDIQKHLLAQGVELHTKADESTQGPAYVILVDPDGNPILIDQHR; this is translated from the coding sequence ATTAAATTGGGAGCCTTTTCTGTTAGCTTAACAGTAAAGGATATTCACGTGTCAAAAGCATTCTATGAGAAGTTGGGGTTTTACCAACGTGGGGGAGATATCACGCAGAATTGGGTGGTGATGAAAAACGGAGATACCATAGTAGGATTGTTCCAAGGAATGTTTGATGCTAATATGCTGACGTTTAATCCTGGGTGGAATCAAGAGGCACAAAATATTGATGATTTTGTTGATGTACGCGATATTCAAAAGCACCTGTTGGCACAAGGGGTGGAACTGCATACTAAAGCAGATGAATCAACTCAAGGACCTGCTTATGTTATATTAGTGGATCCAGATGGTAATCCGATCTTAATAGATCAACACAGATAG